The proteins below are encoded in one region of Colletotrichum lupini chromosome 5, complete sequence:
- a CDS encoding eukaryotic translation initiation factor 3 subunit I, translating to MSYGKAVKGLHLNRQNGRGEKPFKDRRPLPQQRARIPSPRYREPHHLPTSDNMRPILLAGHERALTQIKYNSDGDLIFSTAKDQQICAWYAHNGERLGTYHGHVGAIWTVDVDPTSTLIASGSADNTMRLWDVKSGKNLKTWEFPTAVKRVEFNEDGTKLLGVTEKRMGYLSNIIVVDINPDPEAEQSDERVLTIVCDESKATVAGFSYLTKYIIAGHEDGSVSQYDAKNGDLIYNEPVHELNTPITDLQWSQDRTYFITACKDKTSKLVTAKDLEVLKTYTADTPLNSATITPKKDFVILGGGQAAMDVTRTSARQGKFEARFYHKVFEDEVGRVRGHFGPLNTVAADPTGKGYASGGEDGYVRVHQFDKGYFDFMYEVERERKNRQEN from the exons ATGAGCT ACGGTAAGGCGGTGAAGGGCCTTCACCTCAACCGGCAGAATGGTCGCGGGGAAAAA CCTTTTAAAGACCGACGTCCCCTGCCGCAACAACGTGCCCGTATACCAAGCCCCCGATATCGAGAACCGCATCACCTCCCGACATCAGACAATATGAGGCCCATTCTTTTGGCAGGCCACGAGCGTGCGCTCACCCAGATCAA GTACAACTCGGACGGTGACCTGATCTTCTCGACCGCCAAGGATCAACAGATTTGCGCCTGGTACGCACACAATGGCGAGCGTCTGGGAACCTACCACGGCCACGTCGGTGCCATCTGGACTGTCGACGTCGACCCCACCAGCACCCTGATCGCTTCCGGTTCCGCCGACAACACGATGAGACTTTGGGATGTCAAGTCTGGCAAGAACCTCAAGACCTGGGAGTTCCCTACCGCTGTCAAGCGCGTCGAGTTCAACGAGGACGGCACTAAGCTGCTCGGTGTCACGGAGAAGCGCATGGGTTACCTTTCCaacatcatcgtcgtcgacaTCAACCCCGACCCCGAGGCCGAGCAGAGCGATGAGCGCGTCCTGACCATCGTTTGCGACGAAAGCAAGGCCACCGTTGCTGGCTTCAGCTACCTCACCAAGTACATTATCGCCGGTCACGAGGACGGTTCCGTGTCGCAGTACGATGCTAAG AACGGTGACCTGATCTACAACGAGCCCGTTCACGAGCTTAACACGCCCATTACGGATCTCCAGTGGTCCCAGGACAGAACCTACTTCATCACCGCCTGCAAGGACAAGACGTCCAAG CTCGTCACCGCCAAGGACCTCGAGGTTCTCAAGACCTACACCGCTGATACCCCTCTTAACAGTGCCACCATTACACCCAAGAAGGACTTTGTCATCCTTGGAGGTGGTCAGGCCGCCATGGATGTCACCCGTACCTCGGCGAGACAAGGAAAGTTCGAAGCGAGATTCTACCACAAGGTCTTTGAAGACGAGGTTGGCAGAGTCCGTGGTCACTTCGGTCCTCTG AACACCGTCGCCGCAGACCCTACCGGAAAGGGCTACGCAAGTGGTGGTGAGGACGGTTACGTCCGTGTCCACCAGTTCGACAAGGGCTACTTCGATTTCATGTACGAGGTCGAGCGGGAACGGAAGAACAGACAGGAGAACTAA